In Pirellula sp. SH-Sr6A, the DNA window CGACCCGACCTTCGTTCGCCTGCTCCAGCCAACGAACGATCGCCAGGGCTCGCAAGTAAAACGGACTCTCGGTAAAGACCTGCTTCTCGAATGGGTTCATGAATCCACCGCCACCGAAAACTTCCCGTTGATGTGCCAGTGCAAGTCTTGGAAAGTACTGAGGAATCACGGTTGATAGGAACCGGCGGGCAGAAAACTGCAGGCGCACCAGTTCCGCGACATCGGAACCGAACTGGAGCGCCAGCCAATCATAAGCGTGGGTTTCCAACAAGGAATCCGCGGAAGCGTCGCGGTCGAAATAGCACCCCAGTACGAACATCTCGCTGCACCCGCTAAACAAGGTGGCCACGATCGAAGTGACACACGCATTCTCCGAGATTCCTTGGGCAGCAGCGGCAGCAGATCGGAGAAATCGCTTTCGGATCCTTCGGTCGGGATGGCGCAAACCACCGTCGATGAACTGGTAGATATCCTCGCTCGAAGCGCGAAGACGGGGCCGACCACTCGCAAACGATTCGACTGCAATCATCTTGGTTTCCTTTCAGTTCGCTAGCAATACGCGACCAGACTAGGATTAGATTGTGTCGTGCAGATGAAGATTGCGTGCAGAGGGAATGAATAGGCCGGCAATCCAGCGCGGGACCGACCCGGCTTTCTAATTCTGTTCTGTTGGCTCTACAGGAGGGGCAGATGGCTCAATGCCGGTAATGGCGTGCTGGATGATCAAGTGGAAGCGCACCAAATCAGGCACCGAGTTCAGTTCCAGCTTTCGCATGATTTTTGACCGTCTCGCCTCGACGGTTCGCTCCGCGATATTCAGCTTGCGGGCAATCATTTTGTTCATCGCACCATCGACCACTAGTTGGACCACGTCCCTTTCGGAAGATGTTAACGTTTCCCAACGCGCAATCATGACTTGGAGGTCCTCCGACTTTTTAAAGAGCCGGTTGAGAACTTGGCAACTAATCTCTTCTGCCGATATGCGTCGGGTGATGCCGATAGTGCCGATGCATTCGCCGTGGAGCACGACACCTTTTCGACGTATCTCGAGCGGTATGCGGCGGCCGCGGTCGCTTAAGATCTCGCATCGGAGTATTTGCACATCATCGGTAGGGATCGAATTGTTGGCCGCGATGACGTACTCATCATTCCAAGCGTGATTGGTCAACAGAAGGACGTAGTTCTTCCGCTTCCATTGACCGATATCTACTTCGAAGACCCGGGACGCCGATTCGCTGATGTACGTGACGCGTCGTTCTTTGTCGTGTGTGTAAAGAACGAGGTCTTGACTGGGGCAATGGAAAAAGCCCGGGAGAAGCGACTCAGGATGGCTCAAAACGGAGCTAGGTTGGGAGCTCTGATTGGATGAAAAAAAAGGCACGTCCATACTTTACCTCGACCAGTTGGGTGGGACGGGCGTTTGACGACAGCGAGAGGGAGCGACAGGTAAAGGCGTTTAGAACAACATTGCGAGAGGCTAACGAAGGACATCCCTCCATGTCAAGTAAAATATCAAGGGAAATACGCGGTCCGGGCGATATCATCGCGTCGTGGGATTGGTATCGGTCGTAGCCGTCATCGTCGGGGCCGACGTGGGTGCATTCTCTGGAGTGGGTTGGCCGTTGGGCTTTTGGCCAAATATTCGGTTCGCAAAGAGGAATCCACCTCGGTGATCCACCCCGTTGGCGTGGACGACTGCGTCAGGCTTGATCGCTCCATTCGGCTGGGGCTTGATCCGCTTTCCTGCAAATCGGGTCCCGCCGTAGATGGTTCCATATTGGAGCGGACCGACCCCGAGAATCCAAGTGTCTCGGGCGCTGCTGCCGGCTTGCGCAATCCCAGACTGCCATATTGGTTCACGCGTCTCACGGTCGTACGCGAACACCGAGACTTTGGCTGCCGCGCTCTTCATCTCCCGTTTTGCCACAGAGATTTCCGGAATGGTCGGCAGTTGCGGAGAGCCTGGGATGACGTTGGACGCGTTCGCAAAGATATTGTTGGCCGGCATCCCATAGATGACGCTGTGTCCATCGGTTCCGAGCGCACCGCAACGCGCTTCGCAGATGATCTCCGCCGCATCGCGCGAGTCGACGAGCATGCACCCGGCCGCCGTCATTTGTTGCCGCAGTCCGCTGATGATGTAGTCCGAGGTTACAAGATTCGCCGGCAGTGGAACCCCAGGAATAACCTTGCCCGCCGCAGAAACATAGGTCACGTCCAAGAAAACTTTATGCCCCGACAAGGGGCGAAAATCCATCTTCGAAATCGTGGAATCCACTGCGTCGGACATCAACAGTTGTTCGGTGGCGGTGAAAGACTTCGTTGTCCCACAACCGACGAGCACCTGGAGTAGGCCGACGATCAACGCCCCAATAAGTAGATAGCGACTTGGACCTGTTTCGAGAACAAACCGTATCATCAACAACCTGATTGGGGGACGGATGGAAGGCGGGACGAAACGAACTTAGAAGGACCGAGGGGTGTGAGGTCCCAAAGTGTCCATGCTCGCCCGGGGAGAATAGCCGGGTCGCTAGCGTCTCCAAAGACAAAACAGGTAAAGCAGGCAATCTACGGCGAATTCAAATCGGAAAAGATTGGCCCTGCACCGAAATTCAACCGATCGAACTACACTGAGGTCATACGCCCCTCCTCCTCCCACCCATCACCGAATCGAACTTGCTATGCGAATTGTCCATCACGGCGGACATACCGGCGTAACCGGGTCATGCCACCAATTATTTTTCAAGAATGGTCGATCGATTCTGGTCGACTGTGGCATGTTCCAGGGAGCCGATGCACGCAAACGTCCGTCCATGGACATCGACTTTCCGCTCGAGGGAATCGATGCCCTCCTCCTCACCCATGTGCACATCGACCACATCGGCAGGATCCCTTATTTGATGGAGGCCGGTTTCAATAAACCGATGTACTGCACCGTCCCGACGGCCAAGCTGATTCCCATCATGCTCGAAGATGCGATGCGTCTGGGCATCACCCGAAATCGGCAGGTTATCAAGTCTTTTTTGGATGATCTCAAGCGACACATCCACCCTTGCCCCTACAACGAATGGATCGACATAGGTCACGGAACGAAGGTTCGATTCCAACAGGCGGGCCATATCCTCGGTTCCGCATACATCGAGGTGGACCACGACGACGACCGGATCGTCTTCAGCGGAGATCTTGGCTCCCGGTGTACGCCGATTTTGAAGGACCCGGTGAGTCCCGAGCGTGCGGACTACTTGGTCCTCGAAAGCACCTATGGTGATCGCGTTCACGAAGGACGCGAGACTCGGATCCACCGACTCGAATCGATTTTGTGCGAGACCATCTCCAATAGTGGACTCACCATTATCCCCGCATTCAGCCTGGGTCGAACCCAGGAATTGCTCTATGAACTCAATAAGATCCTTGAAGAGATCGGGCACAAGATGCAGTGCTCGATGCTCAAGCACATCGACATCATCGTCGACTCTCCCTTAGCGATCAAACTGACGGACATTTACGATGCGATGCAGGAGTACTGGGATGAAGAGGCTTGGGAAGTCCTCTCGGTGGACAGCCAACCGCTGGTCTTTAATAATCTGGTGCAAATCGATTCCGGCGCAGACCATCGCGAAGCGGTCACCCATCTGTTGAAGTCTAAAAAGCCGGCCATCGTCATCGCCGGAAGCGGGATGTGCACGGGAGGTCGGGTCGTCGACTATTTGAAGGCATTTTTGGGTCGAGAAAACACAGACGTTGTCTTTGTCGGCTATCAAGCGTTGGGAACGCCGGGGCGGTCGATCCAAGAATGCTCCGAGGGGAAGTGCAACATCCACCTGGACAACATGGATTTGCAGGTCAAAGCGAAGACGCACACGCTCACGGGTTACTCCGCGCACGCCGACCAAAACGATTTGATTCGCTTCGTGGAGAACATTCCGACCAAACCTCGCGAGATCAGATTGGTGCATGGCGAAGAGCCTGCTAAGTCGGCGTTGGCGGAGAAGCTCTCGGCGCTGGGGCACATCGTGACTTGGCAGGATGAGCCCGTCGAATAGCCCCCCTGCCCTACCCCAGAATTTCGACCTGCAAAATCGAATTGGCCGATAATTTGCTCCAGTCGTCGAAATCCGATTCAAACACAGCCGATTTGACAGCTTGGAAATTGAGATGGCCGAGGATTATTACAAAGTACTAGGAGTCGAAAAAAGCGCGTCCGCGGAGGAGATTACGAAGGCCTATCGCAAATTGGCGAGAAAGCATCACCCCGATCTCAACCCAGATGACGCAGGTGCGAAGAAGCGATTTCAAGAAATTCAAACGGCCTACGACTGCCTCAACGATGCCGACAAGCGCGCGAAATACGATCAATTCGGGGCGGGGTATGAACAATTCGGCGGGCAGCCCTTTGGAGGAGAAGGCGCGCAGGGCTTCGATTTTGGGGACATATTTGGGGGAGGTGGCTCCCCGGTCGACTTCAGCAGTATTTTCGGCCAGTTTGGCGGAGGCCGTTCGCGGAGGCAACCGCGTGGGGCAGACGTCAGCGCGGAAATCTTCGTCCCGATTCGGACGCTCGTCCAAGGTGGCGAAACGCAAATCCAACTCAATACGAATGGCACAGCCGAGTCGATCACGGTGAAGATTCCAGCGGGAATCGAACCTGGAAAAAAGATTCGGTTGCGAGGCCGAGGCCAGTCCGTGCACGGTGGAAAGCCAGGCGATCTCCTGCTCACCGTGCATGCGGAAGCCAATCCCCACTACAAACTCTCCGGCAGAAACCTGGAATTGCGTCTGCCGATTTCGCTTGGGGAAGCGATCCAGGGGGGAAGGATCGACGTACAAACTCCATCGGGTACGATCTCCCTCACCATCCCTCCGATGAGCAGCAGCGGGAAAAAGCTACGTCTCAAAGGACAAGGATTCAAGGGATCGGATGGAATTGCTGGGGATATGCTCGTTGAATTAATGATCAAATTGCCCGACAATATGCCGTCCGGGATGGGCCAGATCCTCCCAGAGCTGCAACTCGGTTACTCTAAACCTGTTCGACAGGGTGTGCAGCTTTGAGCTGGCGAAGTTGGATTTCCGCTCGGGGCAGAGAACCAGATTCCTGACGCCATTGTTTCGTATTTTCCGATACCGATAGGTGATGCTTGAGCACCTGGATTGCCCCGACCGACCACGACGACATCACATTGGATGCAAATAGTCCCTTTGCAATTCCGATGCGACCGGAAGTGGATTCGAATACCCCGATCGGCATCGAGTTGCAGGAAGGGGATACGGGAGAGACCCAAGGGACCAATGAGCTGCTCCAAACCCGCTTGGCGGGGGCTGCTTTGGCTTTGGGATTCGGCGCTGGCATCTTTTCGTTGTGGACTCTCTTGCGCGAGGTCACTTCGATCGAGCAGCATTTGGGGTGGTTCTTCATCGGCTTGGAAATCACCACCGCGATTGCCTTGATCGGAATGGGAATCTGGCTGTATCGCGTTCCCTCGGCAACCTGCCGTTGCCTTCGCTGGTGCGAGCTGGCGATCTTCGGCCTGACATCCTGCCTTTTTGCCTTGCTCCACTATCTGGAGATCGTTTTCATTGTTCAGGATTTCAGCTTGATCCCGCAAATGCCGATGGGAGGCTGGCTGATTCTCATTTTCACCTACTCGATTTTCGTGCCAAGATCCTGGTGGGTCATCCTTTGGGCGAGTGCCACGATGTCGATCTTTCCGATTGTCGCCACGGCCGTCGCCATTATCTTGCACCCCGATGTACGAGCCGCGATAGGGTTTGATCCCTCTAGCTTGGTCGAGATGGTGCTATTCCTTGTGGCAACCATCTTCGCCAGCGTATCGAGCGTTCGGATGATCTCGTACCTGCGTGAGAAGGCGCACGAAGCGAAAGAATTGGGTCGTTACAAGCTCAAAGAGAAGATTGGCTCCGGAGGGATGGGAGATGTTTATCTTGCCGAGCATCGGCTCATGAAGAGGCCTTGCGCGATCAAAGTCATCCGACCTGAGAAAGCCGGTGATCCGAAGGCCATTGCGAGGTTCGAGCGAGAAGTTCGCACCACCTCGCGATTGACTCACTGGAACAGCGTTTCGATTTTCGACTACGGCCGTACCGCCGACGGCAAGTTCTATTATGTCATGGAGTACCTGACGGGACTCAGTTTACAAGAACTCGTCAAACGCCGCGGCCCTTTGTCTCCCGGCCGTGCGGTTTACCTGCTCAAACAAGTATGCAACGCATTGATCGAGGCACATGGCATCGGATTGATCCACCGAGACATCAAGCCCGCTAACATCATGGTCACCGAGTTGGGGGGCGCCTACGATGTCGTGAAGCTGCTCGATTTCGGTTTGGCCAAACCGATAACGACCTCCGTCAACGCGCCCTCAGAACCCGAGCTCACCGTCGTCGGCTCCTTGACCGGCTCCCCCCTCTATATGTCCCCTGAGCAAGCTCTAGGGGAAGCTCAGCCCGACCACCGTTCCGACATCTATTCGCTAGGTGGAGTTGCGTTTTATATATTGACCGGCAAACCACCATTTCTTTCCGGACCAACGCTGAAAGTGCTGTTGGCTCATATTCATGAACAACCGGTTGCACCATCAAGCCAACGAAAACAGGGTTCGGCCCCCATCTCGCTGGAACTTGATAGTTTGGTTCTCCGTTGCTTAGCTAAACAGCCGAAGGATCGATTTCAGTCCGCGCAGGAGCTTCTCAATGCGCTCGAGGCGTTACCCGAAGCCAATGAGTGGAATCAAAAACAGGCTGCCCAATGGTGGACATGCAATTGCACCCATTATCAAACGAGCCACGGATGATGGGCAAAGGAGTCGCGGATAGCTGAATGGATGCTGAACAGACGAGAATCGAAGCCGATTTGCGAGGTGCGTTGGACGGAGAAGTCTTTTGCAATCCGCTCCATACTCATATGTATGCGACCGATGCGAGTCTCTATCAGATCACTCCGATTGCGGTCGTTCGGCCAAGGCACGAAGAAGATGTCGCGCAATGTGTTCGATACGCCCAAGAGAACTCTTTGCCTATCTTGCCTCGCGGCGGTGGAACAGGGCATGCCGGCCAAGCCATCGGGCCTGGGATTGTCATCGATTTTTCACGGTTTATGCGCCGGCTGATCAAACTGGACCGCGACGCGTTAACGGTCCGCGTTCAGCCTGGCCTTCCGCTCGCCGAACTTAACCGCGCGCTGGCCAAACAGAAGCTGGTATTCGGACCCGACCCCGCCACGCGGTCTGTCACCACGATCGGCAGCGTCGTCGCGATCGATTCTCTGGGAAGCCACTTTCTACGATATGGCACAGCAGGAGAATCGCTCCTCGAATCGGCCTCGGTACTCGCCGATGGATCCAAGGTAAGGCTGGGAACGCACCGATGGTCGCGGCCTGATTCCGGCAATCCGCGATTGGATCAATTGGCATCCGACGTCGGGTCGGTTCTATGGGCGAACCGATCGGCCATCAAAAATCCACCATGGCGAGGCGTCGCACGCGGTTGCGGATACCGATTGGATGTCAGCGATCACGAGACCGTCAACCTCGCTCGTTTGCAATCGGGAGCCGAAGGGACCTTGGCAGTTCTCACCGAGCTCCTCCTGCAAGTTCAACCGATGCCCGAGGCCCGTGGCGTCGTCCTCCTTTTCTTCGACCGGCTTGAGCTGGCGGTCAAAGCCGCCTCCGAAGCGAGACGGGATAAAGTCGCTGCGTGTGATTTAATGGACCGACGCTTGATCGAAATCGCACGCGACCTCGACACCCGTTACGAATCGATGCTCCCCCGGGGCGCCGAGGCGCTCCTTTTGATTGAACATCACGGGGACGATGCCCACGAAGTACGGAACAAACTAACCAGTCTCTCGCAACGGATTAGTCGGCGAGCCCCGAATACCCTCTCGTCGCGAATCATCCTCGATGACAACGAGCGGGATTTTATCTGGAAGCTGAGCCGCCGGGTTATCCCAAGACTCTATCGCCTCAAGAGTTTGGCCAGACCGCTCCCGTTCGTCGAGGACCTCGCCGTCCCACCCGACCGACTCCCCGAGTTCGTTATCGACGTTCAGAACACCCTCAAGGCGGAGCGTGTGACCGGAGCACTCTTTGCGCACGCAGCCCACGGACATTTGCACCTCCGCCCGTTCCTTGATCCCAATTCCCCGGAAGATGTCCTTCGGATGCAACGGATTGCCGACCGGTTGGTCGAAAAAGTCCTCGAGTACCGGGGCGTGATTTCAGGGGAACATGCGGTGGGACTCAGCCGTAGCTACTATCTGCGCCAACAGCTCGGGGAACTCTATCCGGTTTGCCGGCAAGTGAAGGAATTGTTCGATCCGAATGGAATCCTCAATCCCGGCAAACTCATCACCGACTCCGCGCAGAAAATTACCGATAACCTCCGAGGCTCGGCAGCGCAGAGCGTCCCATCCTTGGAACCGGTACCTTCCGAACACACCGGTGCACCCAAGCCCGAATCCGAATCGACATTGGAGTCGCTGGCCAAACGCCCTCCCTTCCTCCCGATCTTGCGATGGGGACCGGAGAACGAATCGATTCAGGAAGTAGCCGACTCATGCAATGGTTGCGGCCGATGCCGGACCACTGCTCCGAGCGAGAGGATGTGTCCCATGTTTCGCGCGACGCGGAGCGAAGAAGCATCCCCGCGTTCCAAAGCGAACTTGGTCCGCGGCCTGTTGACAGGCAACATCCAATCCACGGCCCTCGAAGGGGACGAGTTGCGCGCAATCGCCGATCTGTGCTTCCATTGCCATCAGTGCAGGATCGAATGCCCCGCATCGGTCGATATCCCCAAATTGGTGTTGGAGCTCAAGTCGCAGTACACCGCGATCAACGGATTGCGATGGAGCGATCGGCTCCTATCTCGTATCGATTTGTTAAGCTCTCTCGCCTCGAAACTTCCGGTCTTATCGAACTGGGCTCTCGAAAATGGGACCGCGCGTTGGCTCCTTGAAAAGGCCACCGGTATCGCGCAAGGCCGACGCCTCCCTGGCTTTGCCAAGCAGCCGTTTCTGAGATGGGCCTCCAAAAATCGGCTGACCAGGCCCAATCGAGCTGGTGGTAGAAAGATTCTGTACCTCGTCGATCAATACGCCAATTGGAACAATCCCCTGCTCGGAACGTCGTTGGTCGCGGTCATGCAGCACCAGAACGTCGAAGTCTACGTTCCCACTTGGCAGACGGTGACTTGGATGACTCGAATCGCCATGGGGGATATCGAGAAAGTCCGAAAGTGGATCGGGCCTCAAATCCGTCAATTGGCGGAAGCCGTGCGGCAAGGCTACGAAATCGTCAGCACCGAACCCACCGCCATCCTCTGCCTCAAGAACGAATACGTGAGCATCCTCGATAACGACGACGCCCGACTCGTCGCCAGCCACGCATGGGAAGCGGGCCAATACCTCTGGCAACTTCACCAACGCAATGAATTGCAACTCGATTTCAAACCGCTCTCGGCGTCGATCCTGTATCATACCCCTTGCCACCTGAAAGCGATCGATCCGGAACACTCCGGCCTCCGCTTGCTCGACCTCATCCCCGGGGTCACGGTGACCCATGCCAATGCTGGTTGTAGCGGCATGGCAGGCACCTACGGCATGCGGCGTCAAACCTATCGAACCTCTCTTCGCGTCGGATGGAACTTGATCAGCACGACTCAGGCATCCACCGCGCAGCTCGGGAGCACCGAATGCGCAGCCTGCAAACTGCAAATGGAACAAGGGACCGACAAACCGACGATCCACCCCATCGCTCTTATGGCCTATGCGTACGGCAAAATGCCCGAGGTGAAACAGTGGATCCAACGTCGTAACGAAGGCCTCTCGGTTCTCTAACCTTCGTACGAACAAAACGCTGCACTATGGAATCTGAATCGTCGCATTCATCCCCCCTCTCCCCTGCCCCGCGCGCCAATACCAACGCCTCCCCCCCTACCCTGCCCCTGGGCACCCACGCTCCGCAGAACGGGTCCTCCCCCGTTGGAACAACACTCCGCAAGGACTTAGGGCTTTGGATGGCGATCGCCGTGGTGATCGGAAACACGATTGGGTCAGGAATCTTTGTCAAACCGGGCAGGATCGCGGCCGACGCAGGCTCCTTTCCGCTCATCATTGCCATCTGGCTCATCGGCGCAGCGCTCTGTGTTCTCGGCGGATTCTGCTTGGCCGAACTCTCTTCGATGCATCCCCAAGCGGGCGGCCTCTATGTCTATCTCAAGCAAGCCTACGGACGCTGGGTCGCATTCTTGTTCGGCTGGCAAGAGTTTCTCTTTGCTCGCCCCGCATCGACGGGAGCTCTCGCGGTTGTCTGCGTCGCATCGATCGCGCATTGCGGCGGGTGGAACGTGGATATCTTTACCTCCGTCATCGCTGCGATCGCGATCGTCAGCTCTTTGACCATCGTCAATATTGTCGGAGTTCTCTGGGGAGGATGGACACAGGCCATCACTACGATCGTCAAGTGCGGAATGGTGCTCGCCATCGCCCTTTCACCTTGGTTGTTTGAACTCTTCGGTTTCGATGTTGTACAACTCTCTAATTATTCTCAGAGCGTCACTCCGCAACGGGAGGGCTTTGCAGCCCAAGCCGCCGCGGTCTTGCTCGCCGTTATGTGGGCCTTCAACGGATGGGAAGGGGTGGTTCCGGTGGCGGAGGAAGTTCGAGATCCGGGACGGAATATCCCGCGTGCCCTGATCGGCGGAATCGGTTTGCTCGGGCTCCTTTATATTTCAGCGGTTGCCGCTTACCACGCGGTCGTTCCCATCGAAGTCATGGCGCAGCCAGAGAATCGCGAACATGTTGCGGAGATCGTGGTCGCCAAGCTTTTCGGCCCGTTGGGAGGCCAACTGATGTCGCTGGGGATCGTGATCAGCACCCTCGGCACCATCAACAGCAATTTGCTTACCTCCCCTAGAGTGACCTACGCCATGGGACGCGACGGAATGTTGAGCGATCGATTCGGACGATTGCATGCAAGGTATCGCACTCCGGTGCTAGCCATTGTTGCGCAAGCCGTCATGGCAGCCCTACTTATCGTGGTTTCCGCTCTCTCGATTCGCTTTAGCGAGACCTTTCGCGACTACAGTATCTTCGATTTGCTGACCAACTGCATCGTGTTCGCGGCCAGCATCTTCTACGCGTTAGCCGTCGCTGCGGTACTCGTTCTAAGACGCACCCAACCCGACCACCCCCGCCCCTTTCGAACCCCAGGATATCCGTGGGTTCCGATCGTCTATCTCGTCGCCTATTCCTGGTTCATCGGGAGTATTTTCTTGGGGAATCCTCAAGAAGCGGTGATCGGATGCGTTCTGATCCTCCTCGGACTGCCCCTCTATTGGTACCAATCCCGCCGCTCTCCAAGGTGACAGGCCGACTGAGCTTGCAGCCGGCTCGTGGCTCCGACAGAACCAACTGGATATCGAGGGATTCGATCGAGTATACTGGTACTCCCGTGCACTTGGCCCCCCTTCCCTCCCCTGCTCTCCCCTGGCTTGCTCATGTTTTCCCGCCGAACGTTATTGCAGCAGTCCGCGTGTGGATTTGGAGCCTGCGCGATGGCGTCGTTGCTAGCCCAGTGGAATCGGGCACAATCCGGGTCGCCGAGCATTTCTCAAACAAGTGGATCGGGTTTGCATCACCCGGCCAAAGCAAAGCGCGTGATCTTTCTCTTCATGCAGGGAGGAGTTAGCCAGGTCGACTCGTTCGACTACAAGCCGCTTCTCGACAAAAGGGATGGGGAACTCATCAGCTTTGACGATCCCCGCGAGTTCGCGAATTCGGGCACGCTCGGTTCGAAGCAAAAAATCATGAAATCCCTCTGGCCGTTTCGGCAGCGAGGGGAGTCGGGACGTTGGACCTCCGATCTTTTCCCAGCGATGTCGGAACACGTCGACAAGATGACATTCATCCACAGCATGAACACCGAGGGGGTAGCCCATGGACCTGCGACGCTCTTCCTCCATTGCGGAGCATTGAATTTCATCCGCCCCTCGATGGGATCTTGGATCGACTACGCCATCGGCAGTGAAAACGAAAACTTGCCCGGCTTCGTCTCCATTTCCCCGTCGATTGGAAATGGTGGTCCGCGAAACTATGGGAGCGCTTTCTTACCGGCTCGTCATCAAGGGACCGCGATCGGGAAAGCGGGACGGGACGAGTTAGAAATCGAGCACTTGAAGGGCCCCACCCACTCGAACTCGCAACTTCAACGCGCCGATTTAGACCGATTGCAACAACTCAATCAAATTCAACGCCAAAGGCACAATCCATCCGAAAGCGAGCTCGACGCCCTGATCCACTCCTACGAACTTGCCTGGCAAATGCAATCGATCGCCCCCGAGATTCTGGACCTTGAAAAGGAAACCGAAGAGACTCACCGGCTCTATGGCATGGATGACCCGGCAACGGCACCTTTCGGCAAAAAGTGCTTGCTCGCGCGCCGTCTATGCGAATCCGGCGTGCGTTTTATTCAAGTCAACTACGGGGACAACACCGCCAATCCAGCTTGGGATCAGCACAGCAACATGCCCAAGCACTTGGATCATGCCCAAGCGGTCGATCGCCCGATTACAGGTCTCCTAGAGGACCTGGAGCGACGCGGGTTGCTCGAAGACACGTTGGTTTGGTGG includes these proteins:
- a CDS encoding MBL fold metallo-hydrolase, producing the protein MRIVHHGGHTGVTGSCHQLFFKNGRSILVDCGMFQGADARKRPSMDIDFPLEGIDALLLTHVHIDHIGRIPYLMEAGFNKPMYCTVPTAKLIPIMLEDAMRLGITRNRQVIKSFLDDLKRHIHPCPYNEWIDIGHGTKVRFQQAGHILGSAYIEVDHDDDRIVFSGDLGSRCTPILKDPVSPERADYLVLESTYGDRVHEGRETRIHRLESILCETISNSGLTIIPAFSLGRTQELLYELNKILEEIGHKMQCSMLKHIDIIVDSPLAIKLTDIYDAMQEYWDEEAWEVLSVDSQPLVFNNLVQIDSGADHREAVTHLLKSKKPAIVIAGSGMCTGGRVVDYLKAFLGRENTDVVFVGYQALGTPGRSIQECSEGKCNIHLDNMDLQVKAKTHTLTGYSAHADQNDLIRFVENIPTKPREIRLVHGEEPAKSALAEKLSALGHIVTWQDEPVE
- a CDS encoding LuxR C-terminal-related transcriptional regulator; amino-acid sequence: MDVPFFSSNQSSQPSSVLSHPESLLPGFFHCPSQDLVLYTHDKERRVTYISESASRVFEVDIGQWKRKNYVLLLTNHAWNDEYVIAANNSIPTDDVQILRCEILSDRGRRIPLEIRRKGVVLHGECIGTIGITRRISAEEISCQVLNRLFKKSEDLQVMIARWETLTSSERDVVQLVVDGAMNKMIARKLNIAERTVEARRSKIMRKLELNSVPDLVRFHLIIQHAITGIEPSAPPVEPTEQN
- a CDS encoding serine/threonine protein kinase, which codes for MSTWIAPTDHDDITLDANSPFAIPMRPEVDSNTPIGIELQEGDTGETQGTNELLQTRLAGAALALGFGAGIFSLWTLLREVTSIEQHLGWFFIGLEITTAIALIGMGIWLYRVPSATCRCLRWCELAIFGLTSCLFALLHYLEIVFIVQDFSLIPQMPMGGWLILIFTYSIFVPRSWWVILWASATMSIFPIVATAVAIILHPDVRAAIGFDPSSLVEMVLFLVATIFASVSSVRMISYLREKAHEAKELGRYKLKEKIGSGGMGDVYLAEHRLMKRPCAIKVIRPEKAGDPKAIARFEREVRTTSRLTHWNSVSIFDYGRTADGKFYYVMEYLTGLSLQELVKRRGPLSPGRAVYLLKQVCNALIEAHGIGLIHRDIKPANIMVTELGGAYDVVKLLDFGLAKPITTSVNAPSEPELTVVGSLTGSPLYMSPEQALGEAQPDHRSDIYSLGGVAFYILTGKPPFLSGPTLKVLLAHIHEQPVAPSSQRKQGSAPISLELDSLVLRCLAKQPKDRFQSAQELLNALEALPEANEWNQKQAAQWWTCNCTHYQTSHG
- a CDS encoding DUF6655 family protein, translating into MIRFVLETGPSRYLLIGALIVGLLQVLVGCGTTKSFTATEQLLMSDAVDSTISKMDFRPLSGHKVFLDVTYVSAAGKVIPGVPLPANLVTSDYIISGLRQQMTAAGCMLVDSRDAAEIICEARCGALGTDGHSVIYGMPANNIFANASNVIPGSPQLPTIPEISVAKREMKSAAAKVSVFAYDRETREPIWQSGIAQAGSSARDTWILGVGPLQYGTIYGGTRFAGKRIKPQPNGAIKPDAVVHANGVDHRGGFLFANRIFGQKPNGQPTPENAPTSAPTMTATTDTNPTTR
- a CDS encoding DnaJ C-terminal domain-containing protein, which translates into the protein MAEDYYKVLGVEKSASAEEITKAYRKLARKHHPDLNPDDAGAKKRFQEIQTAYDCLNDADKRAKYDQFGAGYEQFGGQPFGGEGAQGFDFGDIFGGGGSPVDFSSIFGQFGGGRSRRQPRGADVSAEIFVPIRTLVQGGETQIQLNTNGTAESITVKIPAGIEPGKKIRLRGRGQSVHGGKPGDLLLTVHAEANPHYKLSGRNLELRLPISLGEAIQGGRIDVQTPSGTISLTIPPMSSSGKKLRLKGQGFKGSDGIAGDMLVELMIKLPDNMPSGMGQILPELQLGYSKPVRQGVQL
- a CDS encoding FAD-binding and (Fe-S)-binding domain-containing protein; the protein is MDAEQTRIEADLRGALDGEVFCNPLHTHMYATDASLYQITPIAVVRPRHEEDVAQCVRYAQENSLPILPRGGGTGHAGQAIGPGIVIDFSRFMRRLIKLDRDALTVRVQPGLPLAELNRALAKQKLVFGPDPATRSVTTIGSVVAIDSLGSHFLRYGTAGESLLESASVLADGSKVRLGTHRWSRPDSGNPRLDQLASDVGSVLWANRSAIKNPPWRGVARGCGYRLDVSDHETVNLARLQSGAEGTLAVLTELLLQVQPMPEARGVVLLFFDRLELAVKAASEARRDKVAACDLMDRRLIEIARDLDTRYESMLPRGAEALLLIEHHGDDAHEVRNKLTSLSQRISRRAPNTLSSRIILDDNERDFIWKLSRRVIPRLYRLKSLARPLPFVEDLAVPPDRLPEFVIDVQNTLKAERVTGALFAHAAHGHLHLRPFLDPNSPEDVLRMQRIADRLVEKVLEYRGVISGEHAVGLSRSYYLRQQLGELYPVCRQVKELFDPNGILNPGKLITDSAQKITDNLRGSAAQSVPSLEPVPSEHTGAPKPESESTLESLAKRPPFLPILRWGPENESIQEVADSCNGCGRCRTTAPSERMCPMFRATRSEEASPRSKANLVRGLLTGNIQSTALEGDELRAIADLCFHCHQCRIECPASVDIPKLVLELKSQYTAINGLRWSDRLLSRIDLLSSLASKLPVLSNWALENGTARWLLEKATGIAQGRRLPGFAKQPFLRWASKNRLTRPNRAGGRKILYLVDQYANWNNPLLGTSLVAVMQHQNVEVYVPTWQTVTWMTRIAMGDIEKVRKWIGPQIRQLAEAVRQGYEIVSTEPTAILCLKNEYVSILDNDDARLVASHAWEAGQYLWQLHQRNELQLDFKPLSASILYHTPCHLKAIDPEHSGLRLLDLIPGVTVTHANAGCSGMAGTYGMRRQTYRTSLRVGWNLISTTQASTAQLGSTECAACKLQMEQGTDKPTIHPIALMAYAYGKMPEVKQWIQRRNEGLSVL